Proteins co-encoded in one Arachis hypogaea cultivar Tifrunner chromosome 13, arahy.Tifrunner.gnm2.J5K5, whole genome shotgun sequence genomic window:
- the LOC112737497 gene encoding uncharacterized protein, translating into MLGIVRASSSSRLFSTFRRVSPFSSRFSVRSMAHSAPPFNKITIQRDNTTFDAYVVGKEDAPGIVVLQEWWGVDFEIKNHAVKISQLGPGFKALIPDLYRGKVGLDVAEAQHLMDGLDWQGAVKDIEASVNWLKANGSKKVGVTGYCMGGALSIASSVLVPGVDAVVAFYGVPSSDLADPAKARAPIQAHFGELDNFVGFSDVTAAKALEEKLKASGVPHEVHIYPGNSHAFMNRSPEGIERRKSMGLPDQDEGAVQLAWSRFESWMTRYLSS; encoded by the exons ATGCTGGGTATTGTGAGAGCATCATCTAGTTCCAGATTGTTCTCTACATTTCGCAGGGTTTCACCCTTCTCTTCGCGCTTCTCAGTCCGCTCAATGGCTCACTCTGCTCCCCCTTTCAACAAAATCACCATCCAAAGGGATAACACC ACATTTGATGCATACGTCGTTGGCAAAGAAGATGCTCCTGGAATTGTTGTTCTTCAGGAGTGGTGGGGAGTGGATTTTGAAATCAAGAATCATGCTGTCAAGATTTCTCAGCTAGGTCCTGGATTTAAAGCTCTTATTCCAGA TCTGTATAGAGGAAAGGTTGGTCTTGATGTCGCGGAAGCCCAGCATTTGATGGATGGGCTCGATTGGCAGGGCGCTGTAAAGGATATAGAGGCCTCGGTTAACTGGCTTAAAGCAAATGGTTCAAAGAAG GTTGGTGTGACCGGATACTGTATGGGGGGTGCTCTCTCAATTGCCAGCTCTGTGTTGGTTCCAGGGGTTGATGCTGTTGTAGCTTTCTATGGAGTTCCTTCTTCTGATCTTGCAGATCCCGCAAAAGCCAGGGCTCCTATTCAGGCTCACTTCGGAGAGCTTGATAATTTTGTTGGCTTCTCAGATGTCACG GCTGCCAAGGCCTTGGAGGAGAAGCTGAAAGCATCTGGAGTTCCACACGAGGTACACATATACCCCGGAAACAGCCATGCTTTCATGAACAGGTCACCGGAGGGAATTGAGAGGAGGAAGAGCATGGGGTTGCCTGATCAAGATGAAGGTGCAGTTCAGTTGGCCTGGTCTCGCTTTGAGTCGTGGATGACTAGGTACTTGTCAAGCTGA